The nucleotide sequence GCCTGTCCGTGTACGACATGCGCGGCCGCGAGATCGCGCGGCTGGCGGAAGGGACCTGGCCGGCCGGCGCGCACGACGTCACGTGGCGCGGCCGTGACGACGACGGCGTTCCCGTCGCCAGCGGCGCGTACATCGCGCGTCTGAACATCCGCAACGGCGACGGGTCGTTTCGTCCCGCGAACATGATCACACGCCTGACCCTGGTCCGATGAGGAGGCACGCCATGCGCAAACGACCGACCCGCCGCGGCGGCCTCCCGACCGTCCTCGTGCTGATCGTCCTGATCTCCCTGACCGCCGCGTGCGCCGACGGCGCCGAAGGGCGCGCACGGGCCATACCCGGCACTAACGTCGCCGCGCTGCAGGCCAAGGCCGCCGCGTTCTCGGCCTGGGCCGAGGCCCGGCGCACGCCCCTCTACGAGGATCTGCGCGCGCGCGTCACCGGCCCCCAGGGGGCGCTGAACCGCAACCGCAGCCTGGCGCTGATCGGCATCGACGCCCACGGCCGACCCCTCTTCCTGGGGACGACCAACCTGATCGCCGCCCAGACCGTGAGCCTGGACCACGTGTGGCCCGGAGGCTCCAGCGGCTTCGACCAGGACGGCACGAACGTCGCGGGCGAACTGGCCATGTGGGACGCCGGCGCGGTCATGACGACCCATCAGGAATTCGGCGGCCGCGTCACCGTCGTCGACGCCTCGCCGGACGTGCATTTCCACGCCACCCACGTGGGCGGCATCCTGGTCGCGGCGGGCGTCGATCCCAACGCCAAGGGCATGAGCTTCGCCGCCTACCTGGACAGCTACGACTGGGTCGACGACGAGCTGGAGATGGCGGCCGCGGGCGCGACCGGCCTGCTGATCTCGAACCACAGCTACGCGTTCGTGGCCGGCTGGCTCTGGAACAGTACCGATGGAAACTGGTACTGGTTCGGCGACGTCGACGTCAGCGCGACCGAGGACCCGGGCTTCGGCTTCTACTCGAGCGGCACCCGCGACTGGGACGAGATCGCCTACGACGCCCCCTACTACCTGATCGTCAAGTCCGCCGGCAACGACCGCAACGATTACGGCCCCGCCCCGGAAACCCCGGGCCACTACTACTGGAATCCGGTGCTCGAGGACTGGGAATGGAGCACCGACCTGCGCGACTACGACGGCGAGGCCACCTACGGCTACGACACGCTCCCCTATCGCGGCAACGCCAAGAACATCCTGACCATCGGCGCCGTGGACGACATCCCCGGCGGCTGGACCCAGCCGTCCGACGTGGTCATGAGCTCGTTCAGCAGCTGGGGCCCCGCCGACGACGGCCGCATCAAGCCGGACATCGTGGCCAACGGCATCGAGCTGTACAGCACCTACATCGAATCGGACACCAGCTACGAGAGCTTCAGCGGCACGTCCATGTCCGGGCCCAACGCCGCCGGCGCCATCCACGCCCTGGCGCAGCATTACCGCGACACCCACGCCGCGCAGACCGCCCTGTCGTCCACCCTCAAGGCCGTGGTGATCCACACCGCGGACGAGGCCGGCAGCAACGACGGACCCGACTACCGGCACGGCTGGGGACTTCTCAACGCGCTGTCCGCGGCCGAGGCCATCGACGGCGACGCCGTTTTCGCGCAGCGCATCACCGAGGAATCGCTGTCCCAGGGCGAGCGCGACACGCTCGTCCTGTGGAGCGACGGCAACGAACCCGTGGTCGCGACGCTCTGCTGGACCGATCCTCCCGGCACGCCACCCGCGTGGTCGCTCGATCCGACCGACGCCATGCTCGTCAACGACCTCGACCTACGCATCGAGCGGGCGAGCGACGCCTTCGTGCACGAGCCCTGGATCCTCAATCCCGCCGGCTACACCGTCGCCGCCATGACCGGCGACAACTTCCGTGACAACGCGGAGAAGATCGAGGTGGGCGTGCCCCAGAGCGGGCCGTACCGGGTGATCGTCTCGCACAAGGGAACCCTGGCGAATGGGTCGCAGACCTACTCGCTGGTCCTCAGCGGACTGGGCGCCGCGCCCCAGCCCCCGGTCGCGTCAAACGTGGTCTTCGCCCAGCGCACCGACGGCTCGGGCATCGTGGACATCACCTACGACCTGGCCGATCC is from bacterium and encodes:
- a CDS encoding S8 family serine peptidase gives rise to the protein MRKRPTRRGGLPTVLVLIVLISLTAACADGAEGRARAIPGTNVAALQAKAAAFSAWAEARRTPLYEDLRARVTGPQGALNRNRSLALIGIDAHGRPLFLGTTNLIAAQTVSLDHVWPGGSSGFDQDGTNVAGELAMWDAGAVMTTHQEFGGRVTVVDASPDVHFHATHVGGILVAAGVDPNAKGMSFAAYLDSYDWVDDELEMAAAGATGLLISNHSYAFVAGWLWNSTDGNWYWFGDVDVSATEDPGFGFYSSGTRDWDEIAYDAPYYLIVKSAGNDRNDYGPAPETPGHYYWNPVLEDWEWSTDLRDYDGEATYGYDTLPYRGNAKNILTIGAVDDIPGGWTQPSDVVMSSFSSWGPADDGRIKPDIVANGIELYSTYIESDTSYESFSGTSMSGPNAAGAIHALAQHYRDTHAAQTALSSTLKAVVIHTADEAGSNDGPDYRHGWGLLNALSAAEAIDGDAVFAQRITEESLSQGERDTLVLWSDGNEPVVATLCWTDPPGTPPAWSLDPTDAMLVNDLDLRIERASDAFVHEPWILNPAGYTVAAMTGDNFRDNAEKIEVGVPQSGPYRVIVSHKGTLANGSQTYSLVLSGLGAAPQPPVASNVVFAQRTDGSGIVDITYDLADPDSPALTVSMQASADGGGTWGLATWTKYGDVGDGVTPGTGKSIQWDFAADHPGQFIGEAMIRITAADAPLIVVLGSSTAAGAGATSEEFSWAGLYFSYLQGRNPAAAVVNLAAAGYSTYQILPTGHDIPPDRPTPDPSKNITAALTYEPWAIIVNLPSNDVAYGFSTAEQMANYETVDTLAAAGGVQIWFSTAQPRNFPTQAQRDQLFAMTDTTLAVYGDHAIDFWNGLVDPEGMILPQYDAGDGIHPNDEGHALLYSRVVDAEIW